One window from the genome of Nocardioides panaciterrulae encodes:
- a CDS encoding DUF4031 domain-containing protein, with protein sequence MTVLVDPPLTAGHGRMWSHLASDDSYEELHAFARTVGIPERGFDRDHYDVPSEWYDDVVAAGALPVSSRELVRRLIAAGLRRRKRRDGA encoded by the coding sequence ATGACGGTCCTGGTCGACCCGCCCCTCACCGCCGGCCACGGCCGGATGTGGTCGCACCTGGCCAGCGACGACTCCTACGAGGAGCTGCACGCCTTCGCCCGCACCGTGGGCATCCCCGAGCGCGGGTTCGACCGGGACCACTACGACGTCCCCTCGGAGTGGTACGACGACGTGGTCGCCGCCGGCGCGCTGCCGGTCTCCTCCCGTGAGCTGGTGCGTCGGCTGATCGCCGCCGGCCTGCGCCGCCGCAAGCGCCGAGACGGCGCCTAG
- a CDS encoding copper homeostasis protein CutC, translating to MGPDGRVLLEVAVEHGRDVPGAQEGGADRLHLVAPSEAGGLSPELAAVTEVCRETDLPVFVVLRLNDSWTTTGGELTRLVGLAEDYLARGATGLCFGFLDADLLVDTEVCGHLVQALPGVPWTFPDAVDSSLEPARAWRQLLTLPDLVAVRSAGSPQGMSVGYDDLLATAASAPGIARLLLPGGGLLAEHVPWLVRAGVRQLHLGPQARPGGSRKAYVDASHVRSWRLLADDALDLARRHSASPAR from the coding sequence ATGGGTCCGGACGGCAGGGTGCTGCTCGAGGTCGCCGTCGAGCACGGGCGCGACGTGCCCGGTGCGCAGGAGGGCGGCGCCGACCGGCTGCACCTGGTCGCGCCGAGTGAGGCCGGGGGGCTCTCCCCGGAACTGGCCGCGGTCACCGAGGTGTGCCGCGAGACCGACCTCCCGGTCTTCGTGGTGCTGCGGCTCAACGACTCCTGGACCACCACCGGGGGTGAGCTGACCCGGCTGGTGGGCCTGGCCGAGGACTACCTCGCCCGCGGCGCCACCGGGTTGTGCTTCGGCTTCCTCGACGCCGACCTGCTGGTCGACACCGAGGTCTGCGGCCACCTCGTCCAGGCGCTCCCCGGGGTCCCGTGGACGTTCCCGGACGCCGTCGACAGCTCGCTGGAGCCGGCCCGCGCCTGGCGCCAGCTGCTCACGCTGCCCGACCTGGTCGCGGTCCGCTCGGCCGGCTCGCCCCAGGGCATGTCGGTGGGGTACGACGACCTGCTGGCCACCGCCGCCTCCGCCCCCGGGATCGCCCGGCTGCTGCTGCCCGGGGGCGGCCTGCTCGCCGAGCACGTGCCGTGGCTGGTGCGCGCCGGTGTCCGGCAGCTGCACCTCGGCCCGCAGGCCCGTCCGGGCGGCAGCCGGAAGGCGTACGTCGACGCCTCCCACGTCCGCTCCTGGCGGCTGCTGGCCGACGACGCGCTGGACCTGGCCCGGCGGCACTCCGCGTCCCCGGCCCGATGA
- a CDS encoding HD domain-containing protein translates to MADLLDMWPLSDARELRDRLLAAYDDPARSYHDRRHLTEVCDRIVELLDAGDDRDGAGVRVDRGTVLLAAWFHDAVYDGERDAEERSAVWAELELPDAGVPASVVAEVARLVRLTETHRPEDDDPAGCVLSDADLAILAAPAGRYAEYAADVRREFAHVPDPDFRAGRAAVLRDLLAKPRLFHTAHAREHWEAAARANVEHELAERTGPSPAR, encoded by the coding sequence ATGGCTGACCTCCTCGACATGTGGCCGCTGAGCGACGCGCGCGAGCTGCGCGACCGGCTGCTGGCGGCCTACGACGACCCCGCCCGGAGCTACCACGACCGCCGCCACCTGACCGAGGTCTGCGACCGCATCGTCGAGCTGCTCGACGCCGGGGACGATCGCGATGGCGCCGGCGTCCGCGTCGATCGTGGCACGGTGCTGCTCGCGGCGTGGTTCCACGACGCGGTCTACGACGGCGAACGGGACGCCGAGGAGCGTTCGGCGGTGTGGGCCGAGCTCGAGCTCCCGGACGCCGGAGTGCCCGCGTCCGTCGTGGCCGAGGTCGCGCGGCTGGTGCGGCTCACCGAGACCCACCGCCCCGAGGACGACGACCCCGCCGGGTGCGTGCTCTCCGACGCGGACCTGGCGATCCTGGCCGCCCCGGCCGGGCGGTACGCCGAGTACGCCGCCGACGTGCGCCGGGAGTTCGCGCACGTGCCCGACCCGGACTTCCGCGCCGGTCGTGCGGCGGTGCTGCGCGACCTGCTCGCCAAGCCGCGGCTGTTCCACACGGCCCACGCCCGCGAGCACTGGGAGGCCGCCGCCCGCGCCAACGTCGAGCACGAGCTCGCCGAGCGGACCGGGCCGTCCCCGGCGCGCTGA